Proteins from one Telopea speciosissima isolate NSW1024214 ecotype Mountain lineage chromosome 1, Tspe_v1, whole genome shotgun sequence genomic window:
- the LOC122641588 gene encoding vacuolar iron transporter homolog 4-like, with the protein MAAIEAGNQPSMKENTNPDQIPSNNHNDIEGQIGQKPKVEIDYLQRAQWLRAAVLGASDGLVSTASLMIGVGAVSSDVKSMIISGFAGMVAGACSMAIGEFVSVYSQRDIEVSQMKRENENRIKNGDLSDEDERNKEKLPNPLQAAGVSALSFMIGAAVPLLSASFIQVYGVRLGVVIALSSLALVIFGWVGAVLGKAPVKRSCLRVLIGGWLAMAITYGLSMLIGLTGL; encoded by the coding sequence ATGGCAGCAATTGAAGCTGGCAACCAACCTTCAATGAAGGAAAACACTAATCCTGATCAGATCCCAAGCAATAACCATAACGATATTGAGGGACAAATAGGGCAAAAACCCAAAGTGGAAATCGATTACTTGCAAAGGGCACAGTGGCTTAGAGCAGCTGTTCTTGGAGCAAGTGATGGGTTGGTCTCTACTGCATCATTGATGATAGGAGTGGGAGCCGTGAGTTCAGACGTAAAATCCATGATCATTTCAGGGTTTGCAGGGATGGTTGCTGGAGCTTGTAGTATGGCCATCGGTGAGTTTGTCTCTGTATATTCTCAAAGGGATATAGAGGTATCTCagatgaagagagagaatgaaaatagaataaaaaatggAGATTTATCTGATGAGGATGAGAGGAACAAAGAGAAATTGCCCAACCCACTTCAGGCGGCCGGTGTATCGGCGCTTTCGTTTATGATCGGAGCGGCGGTGCCGCTACTATCCGCATCCTTTATACAAGTTTATGGGGTGCGGTTAGGAGTGGTGATTGCATTGTCAAGCTTGGCGTTGGTGATTTTTGGATGGGTTGGTGCAGTCTTAGGGAAGGCACCTGTGAAGAGGTCTTGTTTGAGGGTGTTGATTGGTGGTTGGTTGGCCATGGCTATTACCTATGGATTATCCATGCTGATTGGCCTTACTGGACTCTAA